TTCTAAGTTTGATTTCGCCCTCACTTAAGGCTTTTTCTAATAAAGATGAAAGTTGTTCTTGCGCTTCAGAATAAGAGTAGACCATTATATCTCCACCTCAATGACTTGAATACCCTCATGTTTTGCAATGTCAACCAGATTTCTATCTAATGAGATTAGTGGTAAACCCTGTTCAATAGCACATTGAAGGATATAGGCATCGATCGCCATAAATATTGGATTTTCCTGCTAACCGGACTGCCTCTTTTAAGTTTATCTCCACAATTTCCAAGGGAATTTCTTGATAAACCTCTATGGCTTCAATAGCTTGTTGAAGGTCGATACGCGAACGTTTAAGCATCGCTGAAAAAGCGTTGCCTACTTCCCAATCAATTGAGGCTGACGCAACGACGATCGCATCTTTGGTGATCTCAATCAACT
The window above is part of the Roseofilum reptotaenium CS-1145 genome. Proteins encoded here:
- a CDS encoding type II toxin-antitoxin system VapC family toxin; its protein translation is MRIVVDTSTIIAVIAGEAEKAKLIEITKDAIVVASASIDWEVGNAFSAMLKRSRIDLQQAIEAIEVYQEIPLEIVEINLKEAVRLAGKSNIYGDRCLYPSMCY